The following DNA comes from Candidatus Omnitrophota bacterium.
ACTTACTGACCAGGGAAATTGGACCAAATATCTGGGGTAACTGCCGGTAACATATAATAGCTTAAGGCTGTTTGACCTTAATTTTCTTTTTTTCTTTTCTATCAACTTAGGGGCAGGCATCGGCAGAACTTCCGCATAAGCATCATAACGCTCCCAACCCCAGGAATAAAATTTATCAACTAGCCCTAATTCGAAATCTTCGCCTAATAAATTTTTTGCAATACCATAATTACCGCCATGCTGGACTCCTAACAACAATGTCCCCTTTTCCGCAGATCCAGCGGCCCATAACTGAAAGGCGTTATCAAACCACCAGGAAATTGCGCTCATTATAGCTTTAGGCGCAGGTACGAATCTCTCTTCTGATTTTTCTTTCAGAATACTAAATCCCTCGACCATGTATTGAGGCATATCATAAGAGATAAGTGCAGCAAGCATCTTTTCAAATTTATTATCTCCGAAATCACAACTACCCAAGATCTTTCTTTTTGCATGATCAACAGGGAAAACAGGCAGAGGCTGATAACCCTGATTAACCGGCCAGGCAGAAGCTTTTGTATTAAATGACAATTTGAATAATGATAAATAAGGAAAATAAGTATTGCTTAAAAGGACTTGATTCTTATTTTGAAATATTTTACAGTTTTTTTCATAAGTACATCTCAAAGCCTTCTTAATCCATCCTCTCTTTCCCCCAAAATAGACAGCGACATCGGGCGTTGAAACCTTGAATTCTTTCGTGGGTAATTTATAACCCATCCAGGCCAAAATATTACTGTAAATCTGGAGGTTGTAATCGTCATTTTTAATATGGTTTATAAAATGGACTGTATCTTTAGGAATAATAAAACATCTTCTTTCCAGGCCGATGCTAGTGAAATCAGGATAAAGTTTGATAAAATGCTCGAGGTTGCTAAATCTGTCGAACATGACATGGATATAGAAAATAAGCCAGGACCCGAGAATTATGCGCCAGTAGCGCACGCTAAAATCCGTTCCGTGTATGCGGTTCATCTGCTTATGCAGAATTAAAAGAATACGCTCATAAACAATGTTCAAATAGCAGTATATCTGACCTGCTTCTTTTTCTTCAAAATAAACCGGTAGCGTTTCTGATACAATATTCCTCCAAAAGTTTCTCCGGCTGTATC
Coding sequences within:
- a CDS encoding LIC12162 family protein; the protein is MKTNIPFLATTAIEEFWDTSHRIVFLSLGCKRYSRRNFWRNIVSETLPVYFEEKEAGQIYCYLNIVYERILLILHKQMNRIHGTDFSVRYWRIILGSWLIFYIHVMFDRFSNLEHFIKLYPDFTSIGLERRCFIIPKDTVHFINHIKNDDYNLQIYSNILAWMGYKLPTKEFKVSTPDVAVYFGGKRGWIKKALRCTYEKNCKIFQNKNQVLLSNTYFPYLSLFKLSFNTKASAWPVNQGYQPLPVFPVDHAKRKILGSCDFGDNKFEKMLAALISYDMPQYMVEGFSILKEKSEERFVPAPKAIMSAISWWFDNAFQLWAAGSAEKGTLLLGVQHGGNYGIAKNLLGEDFELGLVDKFYSWGWERYDAYAEVLPMPAPKLIEKKKRKLRSNSLKLLYVTGSYPRYLVQFPWSVSFWEDYFLNQGLFISSLAGTVQRQLRVRPHREDLGWDVRERIRDQFPQVKIEDWGIPFSRSLNECSIYISDHPLQGTTFMEALSCKKPTVIFYNPGFAANMIRDEARELIAELKNNSVIFDDPVKAANQLNSVYGSIEIWWNEPKRQKAVSNFLNRFGKSSSNWLRDWSREMSNCIVTQNKRAIV